The segment TGACGTCACGTGACCCAGGCTCAGACAGACAGCTCAGACAGTTGATTAGCAAATCTATAGCTTTAACACACTGCACATTTCTCTTTAAGCACAAATCTGACTTTCAtacggacgaagtcgcggacaaaaactagtaaataatgttattgtgtTAACATCGGtgattttaaactaatatttattttctatatgacTAActcgttattattaaaatagatttatttaaaatatatatttttttctacagaTCGACAGTGTTTAGCTCCaccctatttttttaatcaaattttcttcttttttctcatctataaatataagttttatgttgACAACTCTAACTTAATTgacaaaatgataaatttataacagattCTTATAGAAAAGCAATTGAAAAGTATGATGTCgataaaatgcaaatattataagtgttacttgaaatagtttttttaagctCGCTAAAGAAATGcaaaacaagtgacattaatCATGACATACATCTCCCTAGTATTTAATACGCTATTTCTGTTTGTATAAATCACGATATTTGGATGTCGGCAAACATTTTTCAGCTTtcattttgtgttatatttatataatctattaaatCATTACAGACTTATCTACGCAtcagtagattttttttttaattttaaatatttatatttttttaagtgccagttattttttatgtgaacaacattattaataagagTAACGTAGTATTTAAACAGGTCCCATTTAAAAACGTTgttcttttttcaaaatttattctatatatttttattttccagcTATTATTAACACCGGAAGGCACGAGATTCACGAAAACTAAACACGAAGCGTCATTAAAGTTTGCTAAGGAGAAGAATCTGCCGCTACTTAAGCATCACTTGACACCAAGAACCAGGGGCTTCACTACCAGCCTCCAATACTTCAGAGGAAAGATACCAGCCATATACAACATACAGTTGGCTTTCGAAAAGGATAGCAAGGTAAACTAAGTAGGGCATTTTTtcgttgattttaattattattaaaaaccggtattttttttagatttaagcAGTTATTTACCAAGAAACGTGTTATTACTGTAATAATtatgtgtaaaatttattattcaatattttcaaattttcataGGTACCTCCGACATTGACCACGATGTTATATGGTAAACCCGTCCACGCACACTTGTATATAGAAAGGATACCGGTGGAGAGTATCCCGGAAGATGAGGCTGAAGCCGCGAAATGGTTACACGACATATTTGTCATTAAAGtaagtataaaacaatagattataaaaaaatcagctTGTGtgcaaaagaatttaaaaaaataattgtgcgTGGAGACCCTCCGTGCGAAAGAAGTGAGACTTCGTAATGTTGGAATGAAAACAGGAAGGggttagaaatttatttttaagaagttagtttagtgtttctttaagataaactttattaaaattacatagttTTGATTGCCCGGATGCGTACGAGCGCCACGCATTCCCTCTCTGTCTCTTTTTATTCTTCTCCCACTCCTCTGGAGCGTTAAAcctttaacgcaaccttgttagAAGTCGCGTAAGAAAtttcacttcaataatatcaataacagATATCTTAAAAACTTATCCATCTTATAGCAATATTAAAGGCctgtcaatttttttattatatactattacaTGACTTATAAATGTGAACACTACAGCAATAGGTGAAGTGATTTCTGTAActgatttaaatacaataaaaataaatttaccaaatacattaaaatgtattttcaggACAAAATGCAGGATTCATTCTTGAACACCGGTGATTTCTTCTTAGAGTCGGGTGTGGAGAGAGTTGAGTCTTTCCAGCGACCTAACCGTATATACTCATTACTGAACACACTGGGCTGGGCGGTTGTGACCCTGACTCCCATGTTATATTACCTCCTGGGTTTGCTGTTCAGCGGAAAGCTCTTGTATTTCTCTATTGGTGGTGCCATTCTCCTAGCGtgtgagtaataaaaaattattaatggaaattttgctgtataataatatcttgcaagactttaaatgtcattattaatTGGTAAATCCTTATTTCAGTTTACATTCTGCTTCAAAAGTCCATAGGGATGTCCAAAATCAGCCAAGGTTCATCATATGGAACGGAGAAAActaagtgatttatttttattgtatccaaaatatattaaataaaattataaatatttttttttatgaatggtGGATAATGCCAAATATGATTCTGTTTGTGCGAGGATGAACCTaaagatattttgaatataagcTTTTGTATGTCATTTGGTCGTTGTAGTATTATAGGTGGAAATTTTAGCTAGAAAAAGTTagatacagataaaaatttaatagactgtaaaatatatttctacagCGGACAAGAAAAAAAAGGGCAATATTTACAATGATTATAAAAGCGAAAAAACAACgttggattaaaaaaaaataaaaaaattagtcgatttttggattttatataacacttgATCTTAGTTCTTTCGGAACTATTTAGTTAGAGACTAAAATCAAGAACTTTCTTAAGCTTTGACTATTTTCTGCcgaattttcataatttgtgTTTATCATCACTTCATCCATGAATTGATCACAGTTGTGTAATCCATAAATATCACGATGCTAGTATGGAAAcattcagttttaatatttttaatatcataaacattatttacaaaactcaTTAGACAAGAGTATGATGAATTGGAACCACTtaaattgttgatattttttttttttttatttctcatccatgtttgaaatatacagcttttttggtaaattataattgttatactataaaatttatatttttcacattcgcaaaacattttatgagaTTTCCAGAACTATAGTTTAATTTGTACAAATACGCGCGCAAACTTTTTTACTCATGTAAATATGAAAGGCTATAAGGAACAAATTTGTTTCTCCTACTTGATATGATGAACCTGTacgtttgttattatttttatatttgacataGATTAAATGATTATAGAGGTGacggtttttatttttttcttaatgttacactaataaaagttttgtatactctatatttaatacctaatatatatttttttttaatatttgtataaatatttacagttcATTATcctgtatttaaaatgatattaaaatttatttaagcacAGTATTTATTAGAATGTGTGCAATGTTTTCCGTGTGTGATACTagccttaaaaaaaatggtttcctaattatttttttcttatttaaaaatgttgttttatttaaaagatattagtttttaattttgtaattttctattGTTCTCTTGATTATAGTACTTATCATCTGTTcatttacttttgttatttatttaaatatgtagtgTGAGCCCGGTCGGACATTAGTATTTTACCTATATATGCTTAAGTGACGCACATTTttgttagaataaaatttcaggTACATTGATAGTttggtaatatatattgtgtacaagtatttttttaacttctgttataaaaaaatttaataaacccCATTTAATTATtgcagttttatttattataatcaatatttttactccTAAGACTATTCTGTACATATTGTAATCTGTTGGTGATAAGTTAAAGTATATTcaacacttaaaataatataatgagatctaagattttcgcaaatattcatttacttaaaataatattttaagtgttgaATATATGATTGAacttagaataattatttaaaaaagcctagaaacaaaaacttaatgCGGTATATCCATTTTACTCAGTCTTAAAATAAAGTCCAATAGATACATTTGCACTTTAATCTCTATAGGTTTGCTCGTAACAAAGAATCCTGGAACACCGGCTTTTTCTAGAGTATCTTGTTGATCACTgacctaaaataattaaagcattAATGAAACTGATTCAAAactccatataaatatatatttaaataaaaaacacctTTTGATCCAATTGTATGACTAATTTCATATCTGCTTGTTTTAGTTCTTCCTTATGTCTACGTAATAAAACATTCCGTTTAGATTCCTGTTGCTCTGGAGTTGTAGTATTTATCATTTCTTGAATCTCTACTGAAATTATAGCAatcctttttaataaaatgacaaatgCAAAAAgtaggtatttattttttacatcttttttactaattgtaaatatataaggaataATACACTCaaggtaatttaaaatcatttgtatgaaatatcatAAGAAGTTGCTAGTTTAATAACTTGCAAAGGacaattattatagttttatttccatcctatataaaacttacaagtatgcttgtttattatttgtagtCGTTGTTGAAACAGATGCTTTTCAGTAACATGTTGTATTTCCATTAAACCTTTGACTATTTCAAAAACTGTATCATTAAGAAGACAGTTTGCTAACCCAGATAGGAGTTCAATTGGTACCCTCATTTGGTATTTGCTGAAAGAAATcagtacataaaataaatcagttttagttattgattataaaataataataataatattctttattgtaCACCctcaaataaacaattattaggATTACATTAGATAGAAATGTACAACTTGGTGGCCTTATCGCTATGAAGCGATCTCTTCCAGACAACCAACAAGGAagagtaaaatatacatattaggtatttatttttttatattatattgaatgatgatttatattaattatatttacggCGGCAATTCTCTCGCCATTTCCTGTAATTGTTctaaaaggaaatataattttctttgtaatgCCTCCGGTGTAGGTTCCATTACatccatttttgtttttcaaattataagagcgctacaaaacaattttttatcatcacaACTTCGAATAAAATGCTCctctaaacaataataaatgtatgaaactACGAAGTACGAACGATATTTTGACGTTTgacataagaatatttattataaattgtaaaagcCGGTTGTCATAATACATAAGttgacgaaataaaaaaattgattttttgaaCCTGTTGATCacttatcttataaaaatgtctatacaattttatgataCGAAAATTAACCAAGCTGATtcgaaatttattcaaaacttaCTCAATTCCATTCCATGCAACGGAgtacaatttaatatgttgtccattcttgttatatatttttttgaaagaacctaaaataatcttatagtTTTTACActgttatgtttaataataatttttcattttatattaaatattttaataatgtgtaCTAAGTAGTGTCCTTACTGCAATCacagttgtatatttttgtttttgacagTAATAGAATGCGTAATTAAGCAGTCAGTTTACCAATCTTAAATATTGATGATagtggaaaaatattatattttgttttagaatatatatgtaatacagcaatcttattagattttaaatcaaaaatgcTGAGATctttactaatttttttttattacatttctgtCTTGGATGGAAAGTTAAGTATAAAAACTCCAATAAGTTCTaactttttaatgtaagtaCATTTTCctattctttgttttatgtttacttaatttcgattcaatattttatgttattatttttagtcaaCAGGATGTTCGAGGATATTTATCAGAATATCCTGATGAGTGTTATGATATGTTGTATGACTTTGCTCAGCATGCATCcaatttaactttttgttCAATCCTCAATGCAAGACCAATAACGCTCTGTGAAAGATGTGTTGAGAATTATGTGAAATTTCGTGATAAATATCACGAGTTACAACATACACCCATAAATGGAACCACTTGTATGGCATTTTTTGGTTCACATGATAGATTAAATGTTATACAGGAGTATCACGACAATATTCTGTCCATGTGGGATAAAGGAAATTGTAATGGTATGTGTttgctatataatattttctaaactaaataacattggaaattaaaatttactgtcATGTGCACTGTGCAGTATGTTTAATACTGATGGGAGTGTCTGAAATCTTTTAATCTCCAAATAACtctgttacatttaaaaacaaaagttcGGTTTTAAGCACAGAAAatcactaatatttttaaatggcaatgaataattataaatcataatgtattaatatttaaaaaaaaaatctaattgaTGAGTCACCTGCAGTTCTGTTTAAGGATTAGAGAGTACAATACATAACACTGGGATATAGTTTTTCTCAGGTTTTGATCTTAGTTCttgcaataattattttccaatATGAGTCacctttatttcttttaggaattaaattaaaattatttatctaaaagcatgaaattttattttcatcactAAAACTTTTCTACAATATTTGGtgtaactaaatattaagatattgaTGTTCTTCTATACTAAAAACTTTTAGGATGCTTTGATTGGATTGATGGCAAACCATCTCTTAGAAATGAAACTAAACACTTccacaaaatatacaatgagACAATGAACTG is part of the Danaus plexippus chromosome 11, MEX_DaPlex, whole genome shotgun sequence genome and harbors:
- the LOC116765658 gene encoding gonadal protein gdl — translated: MDVMEPTPEALQRKLYFLLEQLQEMARELPPKYQMRVPIELLSGLANCLLNDTVFEIVKGLMEIQHVTEKHLFQQRLQIINKHTLEIQEMINTTTPEQQESKRNVLLRRHKEELKQADMKLVIQLDQKVSDQQDTLEKAGVPGFFVTSKPIEIKVQMYLLDFILRLSKMDIPH
- the LOC116765743 gene encoding osteopetrosis-associated transmembrane protein 1 gives rise to the protein MLRSLLIFFYYISVLDGKLSIKTPISSNFLIQQDVRGYLSEYPDECYDMLYDFAQHASNLTFCSILNARPITLCERCVENYVKFRDKYHELQHTPINGTTCMAFFGSHDRLNVIQEYHDNILSMWDKGNCNGCFDWIDGKPSLRNETKHFHKIYNETMNCIVKNMLAEDSDVCNRCMQSYLQLDGFYKTLSTDSIGVDSVCMDIVDSMNATRSIWSKTLNCCNLRRTPEIAFLCCAGFISFLPILYYLSVRFCGPIRDLPNVLKQSRFKQSILRTMDSRSD
- the LOC116765684 gene encoding 1-acyl-sn-glycerol-3-phosphate acyltransferase gamma-like, whose protein sequence is MLYLNILKQSTIVHLCFAISYFTSGILLSFIQAVLFFGLKPFNKRLFRKINYYLSYSFYCQLVFMSEWWSGTKLSIYVKKDEYDKYYGKEHGYLIMNHSYEVDWLMGWHFCDGIQVLGNCKAYAKKSIKYLPPIGWIWKFSEFVFLERSFEKDKEIIKEQISEICDYPDPVWLLLTPEGTRFTKTKHEASLKFAKEKNLPLLKHHLTPRTRGFTTSLQYFRGKIPAIYNIQLAFEKDSKVPPTLTTMLYGKPVHAHLYIERIPVESIPEDEAEAAKWLHDIFVIKDKMQDSFLNTGDFFLESGVERVESFQRPNRIYSLLNTLGWAVVTLTPMLYYLLGLLFSGKLLYFSIGGAILLAFYILLQKSIGMSKISQGSSYGTEKTK